A DNA window from Theobroma cacao cultivar B97-61/B2 chromosome 5, Criollo_cocoa_genome_V2, whole genome shotgun sequence contains the following coding sequences:
- the LOC18599667 gene encoding protein BOLA4, chloroplastic/mitochondrial encodes MAKTLVTTRPYIIFSSTKTNIFVKSFPLFTHSSKSFTSQATLLATKNHSNSGLFWSSDINKPINNDDKNNRVVSKTGFGILGHRKFSIKATHVNDPGSIDSPLMQSMEKKIKEHLNAESVIVKDASGDGRHVCIDVVSSAFEGQSIVNRQRMVYKAIWEELQSTVHAVDQMTTKTPSEATSQK; translated from the exons ATGGCCAAGACGCTAGTAACAACTCGCCCTTACATCATCTTCTCATCAACAAAAACCAATATTTTCGTCAAATCCTTCCCACTCTTTACCCACTCCAGCAAGTCTTTTACCTCTCAAGCCACACTCTTGGCAACCAAAAACCACTCAAATTCAGGCTTGTTTTGGTCTTCCGACATTaataaaccaataaacaaTGATGATAAAAACAACAGGGTTGTTTCAAAAACAGGGTTTGGAATTCTGGGTCACCGCAAATTTTCCATCAAAGCCACTCATGTTAATGATCCTGGCTCCATCGATTCCCCTCTCATGCAATCTATGGAGAAAAAG ATCAAGGAACATTTAAATGCAGAATCAGTCATTGTAAAAGATGCATCTGGAGACGGCCGACATGTTTG CATTGATGTTGTATCTTCAGCATTCGAGGGGCAATCAATCGTGAACAGGCAGAGGATGGTTTACAAAGCCATATGGGAGGAGCTTCAAAGCACAGTGCATGCAGTAGACCAGATGACTACTAAAACCCCAAGTGAAGCAACAAGTCAGAAGTGA
- the LOC18599669 gene encoding DNA-binding protein SMUBP-2 produces MEKASCLFCGSIPSTTTRTLALSVQRSSFSSSLPLSFSSSSSPVKSICLFVGHKYNYPSTKFQSKQLVCNGSSSSSRSSRKFTTATKKKPRSKSNVASKPKISENDNDGISSKSTSKPSSSCSSTKIIVEELGLLKNQKQEKVKKTKAVNVRTLYQNGDPLGRRDLGKRVIRWISEGMKAMASDFVTAELQGEFLELRQRMGPGLTFVIQAQPYLNAIPIPLGLEAICLKACTHYPTLFDHFQRELRNILQELQQNSVVEDWRKTESWKLLKELANSAQHRAIARKITQPKPVQGVLGMDLEKAKAMQGRIDEFTKQMSELLRIERDAELEFTQEELNAVPTPDEGSDSSKPIEFLVSHGQAQQELCDTICNLNAVSTSTGLGGMHLVLFRVEGNHRLPPTTLSPGDMVCVRICDSRGAGATSCMQGFVDNLGEDGCSISVALESRHGDPTFSKFFGKNVRIDRIQGLADALTYERNCEALMLLQKNGLQKKNPSIAVVATLFGDKEDVTWLEKNSYADWNEAKLDGLLQNGTFDDSQQRAIALGLNKKRPILVVQGPPGTGKTGLLKEVIALAVQQGERVLVAAPTNAAVDNMVEKLSNIGLNIVRVGNPARISSAVASKSLAEIVNSKLADYLAEFERKKSDLRKDLRHCLKDDSLAAGIRQLLKQLGKALKKKEKETVREVLSSAQVVLSTNTGAADPLIRRMDTFDLVVIDEAGQAIEPSCWIPILQGKRCILAGDQCQLAPVILSRKALEGGLGVSLLERAATMHEGVLATMLTTQYRMNDAIAGWASKEMYDGELKSSPSVGSHLLVDSPFVKPTWITQCPLLLLDTRMPYGSLSVGCEEHLDPAGTGSFYNEGEADIVVQHVFYLIYAGVSPTAIAVQSPYVAQVQLLRDRLDEFPEAAGVEVATIDSFQGREADAVIISMVRSNTLGAVGFLGDSRRMNVAVTRARKHVAVVCDSSTICHNTFLARLLRHIRYFGRVKHAEPGTSGGSGLGMDPMLPSIS; encoded by the exons ATGGAAAAAGCCTCATGCTTGTTTTGTGGAAGCATTCCTTCAACAACAACAAGAACATTGGCTTTGAGTGTTCAAAGGAGTAGCTTTTCGAGTTCTTTGccactctctttctcttcttcttcttctcctgtGAAatctatttgtttatttgttgGTCATAAATATAATTACCCTTCAACAAAATTTCAGTCCAAGCAGCTTGTTTGCAATGGTAGTAGCAGCAGCAGTCGAAGTAGCAGAAAGTTTACTACTGCTACAAAGAAGAAGCCTAGAAGCAAAAGCAATGTTGCCAGCAAGCCAAAGATCAGTGAAAATGATAACGATGGTATTTCTTCGAAGTCTACTTCTAAGCCTAGTAGTAGTTGTAGTAGTACAAAGATAATAGTGGAAGAACTGGGGTTGTTGAAGAACCAAAAGCAAGAGAAGGTTAAAAAGACTAAGGCTGTAAATGTTAGAACTTTGTATCAAAATGGGGATCCTTTGGGGAGAAGGGATCTTGGGAAGAGGGTAATTAGGTGGATTAGTGAAGGGATGAAGGCAATGGCTTCAGATTTTGTGACAGCAGAGTTGCAAGGGGAGTTTTTGGAGTTGAGGCAAAGGATGGGGCCTGGATTGACTTTTGTTATCCAGGCACAACCTTATCTCAATGCCATTCCTATACCTCTTGGACTTGAAGCAATTTGTTTGAAGGCTTGTACACATTATCCAACTTTGTTTGACCATTTCCAGAGGGAATTGAGGAATATTCTTCAAGAGTTGCAGCAGAACTCTGTGGTTGAAGATTGGAGAAAGACAGAGTCTTGGAAGCTGCTTAAGGAGCTGGCAAATTcag CTCAGCATAGGGCAATTGCTCGAAAGATTACACAGCCAAAGCCTGTTCAAGGTGTTTTGGGAATGGATCTGGAGAAGGCTAAGGCCATGCAGGGTAGGATTGATGAGTTCACAAAGCAGATGTCAGAGCTTCTTCGGATAGAGAGGGATGCAGAATTGGAATTCACACAGGAGGAGTTGAATGCTGTCCCTACTCCTGATGAAGGTTCTGATTCATCAAAGCCTATTGAGTTCTTGGTTAGTCATGGTCAGGCTCAGCAAGAACTTTGTGACACCATCTGCAATTTGAATGCTGTTAGCACATCAACAG GATTAGGTGGAATGCATTTGGTGCTATTTAGGGTTGAAGGTAATCACCGACTGCCACCTACTACCCTGTCTCCTGGAGATATGGTCTGTGTGAGGATTTGTGACAGCAGGGGAGCAGGTGCTACTTCTTGCATGCAGGGATTTGTTGACAACCTTGGGGAGGATGGTTGTAGCATCAGTGTGGCTCTGGAGTCTCGTCATGGTGATCCCACTTTCTCTAAGTTCTTTGGAAAAAATGTGCGCATTGATCGTATTCAAGGATTGGCTGATGCACTCACATATGAG CGCAATTGTGAAGCCTTGATGCTGCTTCAGAAGAACGgtttacaaaagaaaaacccttCAATTGCTGTTGTGGCAACACTGTTTGGGGACAAGGAAGATGTGACATGGTTGGAGAAGAATAGTTATGCAGACTGGAATGAAGCAAAGCTGGATGGATTGTTACAGAATGGAACATTTGATGATTCCCAGCAAAGAGCAATTGCCTTAGGCTTAAACAAGAAGCGACCCATTTTGGTTGTCCAAGGACCTCCTGGCACTGGAAAGACAGGTTTGCTTAAGGAAGTTATAGCACTTGCTGTCCAGCAAGGTGAAAGGGTGCTAGTAGCAGCGCCTACTAACGCAGCTGTTGACAACATGGTTGAGAAACTTTCTAATATTGGATTGAACATAGTACGGGTTGGAAATCCAGCACGTATTTCTTCAGCTGTAGCTTCAAAGTCTTTGGCTGAGATTGTAAATTCTAAGCTTGCAGATTACCTAGCTGAGTttgaaagaaagaagtcaGATCTAAGAAAAGACCTTCGACATTGTTTAAAGGATGATTCTTTAGCTGCTGGGATCCGCCAGCTTTTAAAGCAGCTTGGCAAGGCActaaagaagaaggagaaggagaCTGTGAGGGAAGTACTATCAAGTGCACAGGTGGTGCTTTCTACCAACACTGGAGCAGCTGATCCACTGATCCGAAGGATGGATACTTTTGACTTGGTTGTAATCGATGAAGCTGGGCAGGCAATTGAACCCTCTTGTTGGATCCCAATATTGCAGGGGAAACGTTGTATACTTGCTGGTGATCAATGCCAACTTGCTCCAGTAATTTTGTCTAGAAAAGCTTTAGAAGGTGGCCTTGGAGTATCTTTACTGGAGAGAGCTGCAACTATGCATGAAGGTGTTCTTGCTACCATGTTAACAACTCAGTACCGAATGAATGATGCAATAGCCGGTTGGGCTTCAAAGGAGATGTATGATGGAGAACTGAAATCCTCTCCTTCTGTCGGATCTCATCTTCTTGTTGATTCTCCATTTGTCAAG CCTACATGGATAACACAATGTCCATTGTTGTTACTTGATACAAGAATGCCATATGGAAGTTTGTCAGTTGGCTGTGAAGAGCATTTAGATCCAGCGGGCACAGGATCATTTTACAATGAAGGGGAAGCAGATATTGTTGTTCAACATGTCTTTTATCTGATCTATGCAG GTGTCAGCCCAACGGCTATTGCTGTCCAATCACCTTACGTTGCTCAGGTACAGCTCCTAAGGGACAGGCTTGATGAGTTTCCTGAGGCTGCAGGCGTTGAGGTTGCAACAATTGATAGCTTTCAGGGGCGAGAGGCTGATGCAGTAATTATATCAATG GTACGGTCAAACACATTAGGAGCTGTTGGATTCCTGGGAGATAGTAGGCGAATGAATGTTGCCGTAACAAGGGCACGTAAACATGTGGCGGTTGTGTGTGATAGCTCAACAATTTGCCACAACACTTTCCTGGCCAGGCTGTTGCGCCATATCCGCTATTTTGGTAGAGTGAAGCATGCTGAACCTGGTACTTCTGGAGGGTCCGGACTTGGCATGGATCCAATGCTGCCATCCATTAGCTAA
- the LOC18599670 gene encoding 3'-5' ssDNA/RNA exonuclease TatD, translating into MKLFDVHCHLQDPRILNKAPKLISTALESGVLNFAVNGVSERDWHLVKEMGDKYPSVIPCFGVHPWYVAERSPSWFSTLKEFFETTPAAAVGEIGLDKGSRGREIDFNDQIEVFRQQLELAKELKKPASVHCVRAFGDLLQIMKDIGPFPDGIILHSYLGSAEMVPEFAKSGAYFSLSGYVMPMKTQKAKKMLKAIPSERILLESDAPDALPNSELGSLFLVDEDPSLPQEFFAQGRSSASNVCTPSDHQSLASRDASALPKEMLNHPANIHNVLDYVASLLEMRKEELAELSYRNAVQLFSYQGSKVPLE; encoded by the exons ATGAAGTTATTTGATGTTCATTGCCACCTTCAAGATCCCAGAATTCTCAACAAAGCTCCCAAGCTTATTTCCACAGCTTTGGAGTCTGGGGTCCTTAATTTTGCTGTCAATGGTGTCTCTGAG AGAGATTGGCATTTGGTCAAAGAAATGGGAGATAAGTATCCATCTGTTATTCCTTGCTTTGGGGTTCATCCGTG gTATGTCGCCGAGAGAAGTCCGAGTTGGTTCAGTACTCTCAAGGAATTCTTTGAGACCACTCCTGCTGCTGCTGTTGGAgag ATTGGTTTAGATAAAGGTTCAAGAGGCAGGGAGATTGATTTTAATGATCAG ATTGAAGTATTTCGGCAACAGCTAGAGCTTGCAAAAGAGTTGAAAAAACCAGCATCTGTCCATTGTGTTCGTGCATTTGGTGATCTTCTTCAGATAATGAA AGATATTGGGCCTTTCCCAGATGGCATCATTCTTCATTCTTACCTAGGTTCTGCAGAGATGGTTCCTGAATTTGCCAAATCTGGTGCTTACTTTTCACTGTCAGGATATGTTATGCCTATGAAAACTCAGAAGGCCAAGAAAATGCTAAAGGCG ATACCTTCTGAAAGGATATTGTTAGAGTCAGACGCACCTGATGCACTTCCAAATTCAGAGTTGGGCTCTCTGTTTTTGGTTGACGAAGATCCTTCCCTCCCTCAAGAGTTTTTTGCTCAAGGGAGAAGTTCAGCTTCAAATGTTTGCACTCCCTCTGATCATCAGTCCCTAGCTTCAAGAGATGCTTCAGCATTGCCAAAAGAGATGCTTAATCACCCGGCAAACATTCATAAT GTGCTTGATTATGTTGCTTCTTTGctggaaatgagaaaagaagaacttGCAGAATTAAGCTACAGAAATGCAGTCCAATTGTTTTCTTATCAAGGTTCAAAAGTTCCCTTGGAATGA
- the LOC18599671 gene encoding agamous-like MADS-box protein AGL80, protein MTKNTVKISYITKDSARKATFRKRKKGLLKKASELSTLCGIDASVIIYSPYNTQPEVWPSPTEAERVLSKFKKMPKMDQSMEMMSQESFLKRRIELANKQLKRQCRDNREEEITQVMFQCLAGQGFENLNMMDLNDLEWLLEQNMRDIDRRINMLTKASHSQGSVAAASATMATPEAMLKSGEKVHVESPEREVSPETEQRQQLIKDLMHSPENIGLDSVLSFGDNNPIAFFP, encoded by the coding sequence ATGACTAAAAATACGGTGAAGATTTCCTACATCACCAAAGATTCTGCAAGGAAAGCGACCtttaggaaaagaaagaagggtCTGTTGAAGAAGGCGAGCGAACTAAGTACCCTTTGTGGGATAGATGCTTCTGTGATTATTTACAGTCCTTATAACACTCAACCTGAGGTTTGGCCATCTCCTACAGAAGCCGAACGCGTGCTCTCGAAGTTTAAAAAGATGCCTAAGATGGATCAAAGCATGGAGATGATGAGCCAAGAGAGTTTCCTTAAGCGAAGGATCGAACTAGCCAACAAACAGCTCAAGAGACAGTGTAGGGACAATCGTGAGGAGGAGATCACACAAGTCATGTTCCAATGCCTGGCAGGACAAGGGTTCGAGAATTTGAACATGATGGATTTGAATGACCTCGAGTGGTTGCTCGAGCAAAACATGAGGGATATTGACAGGAGGATTAATATGCTTACCAAAGCATCTCATTCCCAAGGGTCCGTAGCAGCAGCATCAGCAACAATGGCAACACCAGAAGCGATGCTGAAGAGTGGAGAGAAGGTGCACGTAGAGAGTCCCGAGCGTGAGGTGAGCCCAGAAACAGAGCAGAGGCAACAGTTGATCAAGGACCTGATGCATTCACCAGAGAACATAGGACTTGATTCGGTGCTCTCATTTGGGGACAACAACCCTATTGCTTTTTTCCCTTAg